GGGCAGTTTTAGTCTGATAAAATCGACCACCTTCAAGTAGTGCTCTACAGAATAGAATCGCCCCATCTTTCGTAATACCCTGTTCGATCCTGACTGAAGCGGCAAATGAATATGCGGCATGATTTTGGGATGGTCAGCCATTATCTGTATCAGTTTCTTGGTGCAATCTTTCGGATGCGAGGTCATATAGCGAACTCTGTGTATTCCTGTTTCATTCGCCACACGGGCAAGCAGATCGGGAAAATCAACCCCCTCAAAACGATAACTGTTCACGTTCTGGCCGAGAAGCGTGACTTCGACAACTCCTTCGTCGACCATTTTTTTAACTGAATCAACTATATAATCCACCGAATGCGAACGCTCTTTACCCCGCACATACGGAACAATGCAGTAGGTGCAAAAGTTGTCGCAACCGCGCGAAATGGTGATGAATCCCGCATACGCCGATTCGCGTATCGGCTGGATCATGTCCATGTTCTCGTGCCCGAAGGCGGTCATCACAGAACTAGTGCCTTCGTTATTCTCCAGCACGTCGGGTAATTCAAACAGCCGGTCTGTGCCGAGAACATAATCGACATGCGGGACTTTATCTTTAAGAGCTTGGCCAAGTCTTTGCGCCATACATCCGACCACGGCAACTTTCATCGATGGCCTCAAACGTTTGTACTTGTATATTTCCCCAAGCCGCCCATACACTCGTTCTTCGGCTTTTTCCCGCACCGAACAGGTATTGACAATAATTAGGTCGGCCTCCGATTCGTCCTCTACCATTCTATATCCGCGAGTTTTCATTGTGGCCGCAAGTGTCGAGGAGTCGGCGACATTCATCTGGCAACCGTAGGTTACAATATGGAATGTCTCAACTTTATCACTTTTTGCAGGCATCGCGAGTCTTAGCTGTGGATTTTCGAGAATTTTAGCCATGGTAGATTATATCACTTTTGTACTCAAAAACAAGCTAAAAGGCCTTTCAAGCCAACTGCCTGCTTGGGTAATAAAAAACACACCGCGGAGAGACCGCGGTGCGTGAAATCGGTAATGCAGGACACTTAGAACGGATTCCCACAGGGAATCGGTCCTCCAATGAAGAGGTAGGCTATTAAATAGGTCACATCGGAAATGTCCACCATATTGTCACAATCAAGATCTCCCACAAGAAGTGTCGGCTGAGGAGCGCTATTCAATTCACTTAGAAACAGGAATTCAATCATATCTGTCAGATCTGCAATGTCAATTATACCGTTATAGTCCACGTCACCATGAAAACGCCAGACCAGAAGTGCGACAGGGTAGGCGACTGAGTCATTTGCTGCGCCGGGAGCAACAACATACAGAGTGTCATAGTATTGGCCGAAAACATAGCCGGGAGCGTCCGCAACTGCATCGAGTTGACCGGGTACATTGCCGCTGCTGATTGATGGAGCCAACCAATCTATCTCATTATTCAGATGCCAAGGCATACACCCACCGACAGCATTGTCAATGTCAAAGACATCAAGAATGGCAGGTCCGGATTCCTCCTGATAGGGAACAGTCAGCGAGTTCGTTGAAAGCGATATGACTGGCGGCTCAGTACCTGTAGAAACCGTATACTCAACTATCACAGTTTTGGGATTGTTCACGGCATTAACGCCAAAAATAGTGAGAGAATCATAATAGACGCCCGGGGGAAATCCGCTGTCGATAGCCGAAGTGGCGCTGACAAGGAACTGATCGGGAGCAATACCATCGACATGGTTGAGATAGAAATAACTGCTCGATGCCTGTACATTCAGTTCAAGCGGATTATCCCCTCCGGTATTAGTCACAAATAGTGTGTCGCTGTCAAGCGGCACCTCTCCTTGCGAACAGGCAAAAACGGTAAGCTTTACAGTATCGAGATTTGTAGCGATGACAGCCGGAAATGCGGTGTAGCGAATATGCGTTTCCGCTTCCAGTGGCGTATTCACCGCATCGTCGGAGCGAATTGTGATCGTATCGTACACGTCAAGACCTTCAAAGGCGCCAGAGTATTTGTATGTTACTGTTATTGTTAGTGGAGCTATTCCCGTGTCGGGGATGATCGACTGAATACGCGCTGAATTCTCCGTAATTTTAAATCGAAGGTTTCCGATTCCGCCATTAAGGACTTCAAATGTCTTCGTAAAAACGATTGGGCTCGATGGATTTTGAACAAAAAAGAGCGGGTTAGGGTTCGTCACAATAGTTGTGAAACTTGTTCCGATTGAAAATGAAACCGGAACTTTAACTGGATTATTCGAGGCCGCCGGGTCGCTCACAATAATCGTGTCGACGTAATCACCCTGCAGAAGACCCGTGGTGTCAACCGAAACTGAAACCCCCGCCGAGTCAACTCCAAATGATGGAGACAATTGTAGCCATGTTTGGGAATTCGTTGCAGTCCAGTTGAGTGTTTGTCCTCCGG
This is a stretch of genomic DNA from Candidatus Zixiibacteriota bacterium. It encodes these proteins:
- the miaB gene encoding tRNA (N6-isopentenyl adenosine(37)-C2)-methylthiotransferase MiaB; this encodes MAKILENPQLRLAMPAKSDKVETFHIVTYGCQMNVADSSTLAATMKTRGYRMVEDESEADLIIVNTCSVREKAEERVYGRLGEIYKYKRLRPSMKVAVVGCMAQRLGQALKDKVPHVDYVLGTDRLFELPDVLENNEGTSSVMTAFGHENMDMIQPIRESAYAGFITISRGCDNFCTYCIVPYVRGKERSHSVDYIVDSVKKMVDEGVVEVTLLGQNVNSYRFEGVDFPDLLARVANETGIHRVRYMTSHPKDCTKKLIQIMADHPKIMPHIHLPLQSGSNRVLRKMGRFYSVEHYLKVVDFIRLKLPYVSITTDIIVGFPTETEEEFEQTLSVIRSVNYDSAYMFRYSVRPGTTAAKEFLDDVPEADKIRRLNKLIKLQQQISYDCNQHERGQVRPCLVEGTSRRSEQSMRARTETNKTVLFQSDSVSAGSVVPLRITAADAFTLHGEPAELN